The Globicephala melas chromosome 20, mGloMel1.2, whole genome shotgun sequence genome contains a region encoding:
- the MRPS23 gene encoding small ribosomal subunit protein mS23, producing MAGSRLETVGSIFSRTRDLMRAGVLKEKPLWFDIYNAFPPLREPVFRRPHLRYGKAKAHIQDIFYHEDRIRAKFYSTYGSGPKAFDLFNPNFKSTCQRFVEKYIELQKLGETDEEKLFVEAGKALLAEGVILRRVGEAKTQQDGSHISWKSEPMGVEPQTALEENQSLKEDPQAQHLGAPGEQSTGLSPP from the exons ATGGCGGGGAGCCGCCTGGAAACCGTGGGGAGCATTTTCTCGCG GACGCGGGACCTGATGCGGGCTGGTGTGTTGAAGGAGAAGCCCCTCTGGTTTGACATATATAATGCCTTCCCGCCACTGAGGGAGCCGGTCTTCCGAAGGCCCCACTTGCGATACGGCAAAGCGAAAGCTCACATCCAGGACATTTTCTACCACGAGGATCGGATTAGAGC GAAATTTTATTCAACCTATGGATCTGGTCCAAAAGCTTTTGATCTGTTCAATCCAAACTTCAAGTCTACCTGTCAACG GTTTGTGGAGAAGTACATTGAGCTACAGAAACTTGGAGAAACAGATGAAGAGAAGTTATTTGTGGAAGCAGGGAAGGCTTTATTGGCAGAAGGTGTCATTTTAAGACGAGTAGGAGAGGCAAAGACT CAACAGGATGGTAGTCACATTTCCTGGAAATCTGAACCCATGGGTGTCGAGCCCCAGACTGCGTTGGAGGAGAACCAGTCTCTGAAAGAAGATCCACAGGCCCAGCATTTGGGGGCACCTGGAGAGCAGTCGACAGGCCTCTCACCTCCCTGA